In Hyphomicrobiales bacterium, the following are encoded in one genomic region:
- a CDS encoding DNA mismatch repair protein MutS, protein MTETQTSETAASHADASSPAPEVPAAVGRVTPMMEQYIEIKAANPDCLLFYRMGDFYELFFEDAEQASRALGITLTKRGKHLGEDIPMCGVPVHAADDYLQKLIALGFRVAVCEQTEDPAEAKKRGSKSVVRRDVVRLVTPGTLTEETLLDAGRANFLAAIVRLRGAGEDTRGRFGIAWIDISTGAFRVREAGFDTLAAELARIEPSEVILADALFEDEELGAFWRALPMAVMPLARAFFDGSTVADRLTRYFGVASLDAFGTFSRTETAAAAAALAYVEKTQLGARPPLDPPSREEAGGGMLIDAATRTNLELMRTLSGERSGSLLAAIDRTVTGGGARLLAERLAAPLTNTEAIADRLDSVSWFFGDTGLREETRAALKTAPDMPRALSRLSLERGGPRDLGAIADGLDAARALGERLSASSVPPGSELTAAIAALNAAPGELADHLHAALAEELPLLKRDGGFVREGYRADLDEMRALRSESRRVIAELQARYAEETGVKSLKVKHNNVLGYFIEVTAGNSDRLTTPPANERFIHRQTMANAMRFTTTELGELEAKIASAAERALAIEDDVFSTLAGEVIAAAEAIKAAATALGVIDVSAAHAVLAESEGYTRPQVDDGLAFDIDGGRHPVVEQALRQRGEEPFVANDCDLGPENGEGNGHIWLLTGPNMAGKSTFLRQNALIAVMAQIGAFVPARHAHIGVIDRLFSRVGAADDLARGRSTFMVEMIETASILNQAGPRALVILDEIGRGTATFDGLSIAWAAIEHLHEVNCSRSLFATHYHELTALSDKLARLSNATVKVKEWKGDVVFLHEIVAGAADRSYGIQVARLAGLPAVVIERARQVLSQLEEQQRKSPADLIIDDLPLFSAAKRAPDAARSGSDGPSPLETLIDTVQPDDLTPREALDMLYKLKAARRTETT, encoded by the coding sequence ATGACCGAGACCCAGACAAGCGAGACTGCAGCGTCCCACGCGGATGCCTCTTCCCCGGCGCCCGAGGTCCCAGCCGCGGTGGGCAGGGTCACGCCGATGATGGAACAATATATCGAGATCAAGGCGGCCAATCCGGACTGCCTTCTGTTCTATCGCATGGGCGACTTCTACGAGCTGTTCTTCGAGGACGCGGAGCAGGCGAGCCGGGCGCTCGGCATCACATTGACCAAGCGCGGCAAGCATCTGGGCGAAGACATCCCGATGTGCGGCGTGCCGGTGCACGCCGCCGACGACTATCTGCAGAAGCTGATCGCGCTCGGCTTCCGCGTCGCGGTCTGCGAACAAACCGAGGATCCGGCGGAGGCGAAGAAGCGCGGCAGCAAATCGGTGGTACGGCGCGACGTGGTGCGCCTCGTCACGCCGGGGACGCTGACGGAAGAAACCCTGCTCGACGCCGGCCGGGCGAATTTCCTTGCTGCCATCGTGCGGCTGCGCGGTGCCGGCGAGGATACGCGCGGGCGCTTCGGCATTGCCTGGATCGATATCTCGACCGGCGCGTTCCGGGTGCGCGAGGCCGGCTTCGACACGCTTGCCGCCGAACTTGCCCGCATCGAGCCGAGCGAGGTGATCCTCGCTGACGCGCTTTTCGAAGACGAGGAACTCGGTGCGTTCTGGCGGGCGCTACCAATGGCGGTGATGCCGCTGGCGCGCGCCTTTTTCGACGGCTCGACGGTGGCCGACCGGCTGACGCGCTATTTCGGTGTCGCGAGCCTCGACGCCTTCGGCACATTCTCACGCACCGAAACGGCGGCAGCAGCAGCGGCGCTTGCCTATGTCGAGAAGACCCAGCTCGGCGCCCGTCCGCCGCTCGATCCGCCAAGCCGCGAGGAAGCCGGCGGCGGCATGCTGATCGATGCCGCGACGCGGACCAATCTGGAACTGATGCGGACTCTGTCGGGCGAACGCTCGGGAAGCCTTCTTGCCGCCATCGACCGCACGGTGACCGGCGGCGGCGCGCGGCTTCTGGCCGAACGGCTCGCCGCGCCGCTGACGAATACAGAGGCCATCGCCGACCGGCTCGACTCTGTTTCCTGGTTCTTCGGCGACACGGGGCTGCGCGAGGAAACCCGTGCGGCGCTCAAGACCGCGCCGGACATGCCGCGCGCCCTGTCGCGTCTCTCGCTCGAACGCGGCGGGCCGCGCGATCTCGGCGCCATCGCCGACGGGCTCGATGCGGCGCGCGCGCTCGGCGAACGGCTTTCTGCCAGCAGCGTGCCGCCGGGGTCTGAACTGACGGCGGCGATTGCCGCACTGAACGCCGCGCCGGGGGAGCTCGCCGATCATCTGCACGCGGCGCTTGCCGAGGAACTGCCGCTGCTGAAACGCGACGGCGGCTTCGTGCGCGAGGGCTACCGCGCCGATCTCGACGAAATGCGGGCGCTGCGAAGCGAAAGCCGGCGGGTGATCGCCGAGCTGCAGGCGCGCTACGCCGAGGAGACCGGGGTCAAGTCGCTGAAGGTCAAGCACAACAACGTGCTCGGCTATTTCATCGAGGTGACGGCGGGCAATTCCGACCGGCTGACGACCCCGCCGGCAAACGAGCGCTTCATTCATCGCCAGACCATGGCAAACGCCATGCGCTTCACCACCACCGAGCTCGGCGAGCTGGAAGCGAAGATCGCGTCAGCCGCCGAGCGGGCGCTTGCCATCGAGGACGACGTGTTTTCGACGCTGGCCGGCGAGGTGATCGCAGCGGCCGAGGCGATCAAGGCGGCGGCCACCGCGCTCGGCGTGATCGACGTGTCGGCAGCGCATGCGGTGCTCGCCGAAAGCGAGGGATACACGCGCCCGCAGGTCGATGACGGCCTTGCCTTCGACATCGACGGAGGACGCCATCCGGTGGTCGAACAGGCGCTGCGCCAGCGCGGCGAGGAGCCGTTCGTCGCCAATGACTGCGACCTCGGTCCCGAGAATGGCGAGGGAAACGGTCATATCTGGCTTTTGACCGGGCCGAACATGGCCGGCAAGTCGACCTTCCTGCGGCAGAACGCTCTGATCGCGGTGATGGCACAGATCGGTGCCTTCGTGCCGGCGCGGCATGCCCATATCGGTGTCATCGACCGGCTGTTCAGCCGGGTCGGGGCCGCCGACGATTTGGCACGCGGGCGCTCGACCTTCATGGTGGAAATGATCGAGACCGCCTCGATCCTCAATCAGGCGGGGCCGCGCGCGCTCGTCATCCTCGACGAGATCGGCCGCGGCACGGCGACCTTCGACGGGCTGTCGATTGCCTGGGCGGCGATCGAGCATCTGCACGAGGTCAATTGTTCGCGCTCGCTGTTCGCCACCCACTACCACGAGCTGACCGCGCTGTCGGACAAGCTGGCGCGGCTGTCGAACGCCACCGTCAAGGTGAAGGAATGGAAGGGCGATGTCGTGTTCCTGCACGAGATTGTCGCCGGCGCCGCCGACCGCTCCTACGGCATCCAGGTGGCGCGGCTCGCCGGCCTGCCGGCCGTCGTTATCGAACGGGCGCGGCAGGTGCTTTCCCAGCTCGAGGAACAGCAGCGCAAATCGCCCGCCGATCTCATCATCGACGACCTGCCGCTGTTTTCGGCTGCAAAACGCGCCCCGGACGCCGCCAGGTCCGGTTCGGACGGGCCATCGCCGCTCGAAACGCTGATCGACACGGTGCAGCCCGACGACCTGACGCCGCGCGAGGCGCTCGACATGCTCTACAAGCTGAAGGCGGCGCGCCGGACCGAAACGACGTAA
- a CDS encoding [protein-PII] uridylyltransferase: MQKFANLIDSEALREELAALTADHGGDGSSTQIRAAVLARLKTVFTESRAKVETLLQEERKGTICAERLCFIQDELIRVIYDFAVRHVYRMTNPSSAERMSVVAVGGYGRGTMAPFSDVDLLFVLPYKQTPWGESVVEYILYLLWDLGLKVGHATRTVDECIRLARSDMTIRTAVLEARYLWGDKELFEELIARFDNDVAKNTGAEFISAKLAERDDRHKRQGQSRYLVEPNVKEGKGGLRDLNTLFWIAKYYYRVRTTRELPKKGVFSRSEYLLFKKCEEFLWAVRCNLHFVTGRAEERLSFGVQRDIAARLGYTSHAGLRDVERFMKHYFLMAKHVGDLTRIICASLEEEHVKTTPRLNRLLNTFTRRRRKLKDTTDFVVDNDRITIADEEAFTSDPVNIIRIFNIAVRQNLAFHPDALKLLTRSLKLIDARLRENAEANQLFLEILTAREGGEIVLRLMHETGVLGRFVPDFGKIVAMMQFNMYHHYTVCEHLLHAMGALAEIDRGDRADEHPLATELFPTIQNRRVLYLAMFLHDIAKGRPEDHSVAGKKIARRLAPRLGFSPAETETVAWLVEHHLTMSMFAQQRDLGDRKTIEDFAAIVQSPERLKLLLILTVADIRAVGPGVWNGWKGQLLRTLYYETETVLGGGHSTISRSQRVSAAKDELAAELANAQWSQTDIEAYRERHYPPYWLRVDLPRRIKHAAFINTADKAGESLATAITPHAFEGVTEITVLAPDHPRVLSTIAGACTIAGANIVDAQIFTTSDGLALDSIFIRREFEADTDEERRGRRIAEIIEAALSGREPLPEIMARKLKGKSRTKAFQLPTDILVNNTLSDRFTVIEASGLDRPGLLYDLTRAMSDLNLDIGTAHIATFGERAVDVFYVSDLTGQKITNPARKTAIQRRLEKAFSGKGDAAEKKSSPRPAPSAA; encoded by the coding sequence ATGCAGAAATTCGCCAACCTGATCGATAGCGAAGCCTTGCGCGAGGAACTCGCCGCACTCACCGCCGACCATGGCGGCGACGGCTCGTCGACGCAGATCCGCGCCGCCGTGCTGGCGCGTCTGAAGACCGTGTTCACCGAAAGCCGCGCCAAGGTCGAGACGCTGCTGCAGGAAGAGCGCAAGGGCACGATCTGCGCCGAGCGGCTGTGCTTCATCCAGGATGAGCTGATCCGCGTCATCTACGATTTTGCCGTCCGCCACGTCTATCGCATGACCAACCCGTCCTCGGCGGAGCGCATGTCGGTGGTCGCGGTCGGCGGCTACGGGCGCGGCACGATGGCGCCGTTCTCCGACGTCGATCTGCTGTTCGTGCTGCCCTACAAGCAGACGCCGTGGGGCGAAAGCGTCGTCGAATACATCCTCTATCTGCTGTGGGATCTGGGGCTGAAGGTCGGCCACGCGACACGCACCGTCGACGAATGCATCCGCCTTGCCCGCTCCGACATGACGATCCGCACCGCCGTTCTGGAAGCGCGCTATCTTTGGGGCGACAAGGAGCTGTTCGAGGAACTCATCGCCCGCTTCGACAATGACGTGGCCAAGAACACCGGCGCGGAGTTCATTTCTGCCAAGCTCGCCGAGCGCGACGACCGGCACAAGCGCCAGGGCCAGTCGCGCTATCTGGTTGAGCCGAACGTCAAGGAAGGCAAGGGCGGCCTGCGCGATCTCAACACGCTGTTCTGGATCGCGAAATATTACTACCGGGTGCGCACGACCCGCGAACTGCCGAAGAAGGGCGTGTTCTCGCGCAGCGAATATCTGTTGTTCAAGAAGTGCGAGGAGTTCCTTTGGGCGGTGCGCTGCAATCTGCACTTCGTGACCGGGCGCGCCGAGGAGCGGCTGTCGTTCGGCGTGCAGCGCGATATCGCCGCCCGGCTCGGCTACACCTCGCATGCGGGCTTGCGCGACGTCGAACGTTTCATGAAGCACTACTTCCTGATGGCCAAGCATGTCGGCGACCTGACCCGCATCATCTGCGCCAGCCTGGAGGAGGAGCACGTCAAGACGACGCCGCGCCTCAACCGACTGCTCAACACCTTCACCCGGCGGCGGCGCAAGCTGAAGGACACCACCGATTTCGTCGTCGACAATGACCGGATCACCATCGCCGACGAAGAGGCATTCACCAGCGATCCCGTCAACATCATCCGCATCTTCAATATCGCGGTGCGCCAGAACCTCGCCTTCCATCCGGACGCGCTGAAACTGTTGACGCGATCGCTGAAGCTGATCGACGCCAGGCTGCGCGAGAACGCGGAAGCCAATCAGCTCTTTCTGGAGATCCTGACGGCGAGGGAAGGCGGCGAGATCGTGCTCCGCCTGATGCACGAGACCGGGGTGCTTGGCCGCTTCGTGCCCGATTTCGGCAAGATCGTCGCGATGATGCAGTTCAACATGTATCACCACTACACGGTCTGCGAGCACCTGCTGCATGCCATGGGAGCGCTCGCCGAAATCGATCGCGGCGACCGCGCCGACGAACATCCGCTGGCGACCGAGCTGTTCCCGACGATCCAGAACCGCCGTGTGCTCTATCTGGCGATGTTCCTGCACGACATCGCCAAGGGACGGCCGGAGGACCATTCCGTTGCCGGCAAGAAGATCGCCCGGCGGCTGGCGCCACGGCTCGGCTTTTCGCCGGCCGAAACCGAGACGGTCGCCTGGCTGGTCGAGCACCATCTGACCATGAGCATGTTCGCGCAGCAGCGCGACCTCGGCGACCGCAAGACGATTGAGGATTTCGCCGCGATCGTGCAAAGCCCGGAACGGCTGAAGCTGCTTCTGATCCTGACGGTGGCCGACATCCGCGCGGTTGGCCCCGGCGTGTGGAACGGTTGGAAGGGCCAGCTCCTGCGCACGCTCTACTATGAAACCGAAACGGTGCTCGGCGGCGGCCATTCGACGATCTCGCGCTCGCAGCGAGTGAGCGCGGCGAAGGATGAGCTGGCCGCTGAACTCGCCAACGCCCAGTGGAGCCAAACCGATATCGAGGCCTACAGGGAGCGGCATTACCCGCCCTACTGGCTCAGGGTCGACCTGCCGCGGCGGATCAAGCACGCCGCCTTCATCAATACGGCCGACAAGGCGGGCGAGAGCCTCGCCACCGCGATCACGCCGCATGCGTTCGAGGGCGTCACGGAAATCACCGTTCTGGCACCCGACCATCCGCGCGTGCTGTCGACCATCGCCGGTGCCTGCACCATAGCCGGAGCCAATATCGTCGACGCGCAGATCTTCACCACCTCGGACGGCCTTGCGCTCGACTCGATCTTCATACGGCGTGAGTTCGAGGCCGATACCGACGAGGAACGGCGGGGACGGCGCATCGCCGAGATCATCGAGGCCGCCCTTTCGGGCCGCGAGCCGCTGCCGGAGATCATGGCGCGCAAGCTGAAGGGAAAGAGCCGGACCAAGGCGTTCCAGCTGCCGACCGACATTCTGGTCAACAACACCCTGTCCGACCGCTTCACCGTCATCGAGGCAAGCGGGCTCGACCGGCCGGGTCTGCTCTACGATCTGACGCGGGCGATGTCCGACCTTAATCTCGACATCGGTACGGCGCATATCGCAACCTTCGGCGAGCGCGCGGTCGACGTCTTTTATGTCAGCGACCTCACCGGACAGAAGATCACCAATCCGGCGCGCAAGACGGCGATCCAGCGGCGGCTGGAAAAGGCGTTTTCGGGAAAAGGCGACGCGGCGGAGAAGAAGTCGTCACCCCGGCCCGCGCCGAGCGCGGCCTGA
- the mviN gene encoding murein biosynthesis integral membrane protein MurJ, translated as MNLLRNFATVGIATMTSRVLGFVRDILIAAVFGTGPIADAFFVAFKLPNLFRRLFAEGAFNSAFVPLFARSLEEEGEDGARRFGEDILAAFLAALIAFTAIAEIVMPLLVYVLAPGFVEDGDKFATTVDFSRVTFPYLMLVSLVAFLSGILNTFGRFAAAGFAPVLLNIVLIACLTLIAFMGTGHSYQSGMMLSIAVAIGGVVQLVALAITLKRTGFSLRLKRPRLTANVRRLVRLGIPGVISGGVTQLNIMIGTIIASFSASAVSYLYYADRIYQLPLGVVGIAIGVALLPDLSRQLRSGNHDGVHHTQNRALEFSLVLTLPATAALIVIAGPIVQVLFERGAFTAASTTATAPALAAFAAGLPAFVLIKVFSPGFFAREDTATPMWFAGVGMVVNVAGSLALFPFFEHVGIAIATSVAGWINAGLLGFTLWRRGDFRADKLLIKRLPLIAVASVIMGAVIWGAAELLDNLLASPLLAVRAAALGAIVVLGAVVFFGACQATGAVDLKRYLGMLKRRSASR; from the coding sequence ATGAACCTGTTGCGGAACTTCGCCACCGTCGGCATCGCGACCATGACGAGCCGCGTGCTCGGTTTCGTCCGCGACATCCTGATCGCCGCCGTGTTCGGCACCGGGCCGATCGCGGACGCATTCTTCGTCGCGTTCAAACTGCCGAATCTGTTCCGCCGGCTGTTCGCGGAAGGCGCATTCAACTCCGCTTTTGTGCCGCTGTTCGCGCGCAGCCTCGAAGAAGAGGGTGAAGACGGCGCCAGACGGTTCGGCGAAGATATCCTTGCCGCCTTCCTTGCCGCGCTGATCGCGTTCACCGCGATTGCCGAGATCGTCATGCCGCTGCTCGTCTACGTGCTTGCGCCGGGCTTCGTGGAGGATGGCGACAAGTTCGCAACGACAGTCGACTTCTCCCGCGTCACCTTCCCCTATCTGATGCTGGTCTCGCTGGTCGCGTTCCTGTCGGGCATTCTCAACACGTTCGGACGCTTTGCCGCCGCAGGTTTCGCGCCGGTGCTGCTTAATATCGTGCTGATCGCCTGCCTGACGCTGATCGCGTTCATGGGCACCGGCCACAGCTACCAGTCGGGCATGATGCTCTCGATCGCGGTTGCCATCGGCGGTGTGGTGCAGCTCGTCGCGCTCGCCATCACGCTGAAGCGGACCGGGTTCTCGCTTCGCCTGAAGCGGCCGCGGCTGACCGCCAATGTGCGCCGGCTTGTGAGACTCGGCATTCCGGGCGTGATTTCGGGCGGAGTCACCCAGCTCAACATTATGATCGGCACCATCATCGCGTCGTTTTCGGCGAGCGCCGTGAGCTACCTCTATTACGCCGACCGCATCTACCAGCTGCCGCTCGGCGTCGTCGGCATCGCGATTGGCGTCGCGCTGCTGCCGGACCTGTCGCGCCAGCTTCGCTCGGGCAATCATGACGGCGTGCACCACACCCAGAACCGGGCGCTCGAATTCTCGCTGGTGCTGACATTGCCGGCGACCGCCGCACTCATTGTCATCGCCGGGCCGATCGTGCAGGTGTTGTTCGAGCGCGGAGCGTTTACCGCCGCCTCGACGACAGCCACCGCGCCGGCGCTTGCGGCCTTTGCCGCCGGCTTGCCGGCCTTCGTTCTCATAAAGGTGTTCTCGCCCGGCTTCTTCGCGCGCGAGGACACCGCGACGCCGATGTGGTTCGCCGGTGTCGGCATGGTGGTCAATGTGGCGGGCAGCCTGGCGCTGTTCCCGTTCTTCGAACATGTCGGAATCGCCATCGCGACGTCCGTCGCCGGCTGGATCAATGCCGGACTGCTTGGCTTCACGCTGTGGCGGCGTGGCGATTTCCGCGCCGACAAGCTGCTCATCAAGCGGTTGCCGTTGATCGCCGTCGCCAGTGTCATCATGGGCGCGGTGATCTGGGGCGCGGCGGAGCTGCTCGACAACCTGCTCGCCTCGCCGCTTCTTGCGGTGCGTGCGGCAGCACTCGGCGCCATCGTCGTGCTCGGTGCGGTGGTTTTCTTCGGCGCCTGCCAGGCGACCGGCGCGGTCGATCTGAAGCGCTATCTCGGCATGCTGAAACGGCGCTCGGCTTCGCGTTAA
- the trpS gene encoding tryptophan--tRNA ligase → MTAFEPRVFSGVQPTGNLHLGNYLGAIKRFAELQNDYPCIYCVVDLHAITVWQDPKELASNIREVTAAFLAAGIDPTKHIVFNQSQVPQHAELAWVFNCVARMGWLNRMTQFKEKAGKDKENASVGLFAYPTLMAADILVYRGTHVPVGDDQKQHLELTRDIAQKFNNDFGGRIAELGLGAGDDNGYFPLPEPLITGPATRVMSLRDGTKKMSKSDPSDYSRITMTDDSDMIAKKIRKAKTDPEPLPSEVKGLEGRAEADNLVGLYAALSETSKEAVLGEFGGAAFSIFKPALAELAIEKIAPVAGEMRRYADDPGYVDRVLAVGAEQAGEIAEQVMADVGSIVGFLSGRKRG, encoded by the coding sequence ATGACCGCTTTCGAACCTCGGGTTTTCTCTGGCGTCCAGCCGACCGGCAATCTCCACCTCGGCAACTATCTCGGCGCCATCAAGCGCTTCGCCGAGCTGCAGAACGACTATCCGTGCATCTATTGCGTGGTCGATCTGCACGCCATCACCGTGTGGCAGGACCCGAAGGAGCTGGCGAGCAACATCCGCGAGGTGACCGCCGCGTTCCTCGCCGCCGGCATCGACCCGACCAAGCACATCGTGTTCAACCAGAGCCAGGTGCCGCAGCACGCCGAGCTTGCCTGGGTGTTCAACTGCGTGGCGCGCATGGGCTGGCTGAACCGCATGACGCAGTTCAAGGAAAAGGCCGGCAAGGACAAGGAAAACGCCTCGGTCGGTCTGTTCGCCTATCCGACGCTGATGGCGGCCGACATCCTCGTCTATCGCGGCACCCATGTGCCGGTCGGCGACGACCAGAAGCAGCATCTGGAGCTGACCCGCGACATCGCGCAGAAGTTCAACAATGATTTCGGCGGCCGTATCGCCGAGCTCGGCCTCGGCGCCGGGGATGACAATGGCTATTTCCCGCTGCCCGAGCCGCTGATCACGGGTCCGGCGACCCGCGTCATGAGCCTGCGCGACGGCACCAAGAAGATGTCGAAGTCGGATCCGTCCGACTACAGCCGCATCACCATGACCGACGACAGCGACATGATCGCCAAGAAGATCCGCAAGGCAAAGACCGATCCCGAGCCGCTGCCGAGCGAGGTCAAGGGTCTCGAGGGCCGGGCGGAAGCCGACAATCTGGTCGGTCTCTATGCTGCTCTTTCGGAAACCAGCAAGGAAGCCGTGCTCGGCGAATTCGGCGGTGCCGCGTTCTCGATCTTCAAGCCGGCGCTTGCCGAACTGGCGATCGAAAAGATCGCGCCGGTCGCTGGCGAGATGCGCCGCTATGCGGATGATCCGGGCTATGTCGACCGGGTGCTCGCAGTCGGTGCCGAACAGGCCGGGGAAATCGCGGAACAGGTGATGGCCGACGTCGGGTCGATCGTCGGCTTCCTGTCGGGCCGCAAGCGCGGCTAG